In one Pseudomonas purpurea genomic region, the following are encoded:
- a CDS encoding DUF4440 domain-containing protein yields MDLHHHLLYLEARLQEPATRADAQALSQLIADDFLEFGASGNAWSKTDVVQRLPDEPFTERTISDFSARLLSESVALVTYRSRRAAAIGQSEQVSLRSSVWRKQKEQWQMVFHQGTPQS; encoded by the coding sequence ATGGACCTGCATCACCATCTGCTGTACCTCGAAGCACGGCTTCAGGAGCCGGCAACACGGGCTGACGCCCAGGCGCTATCGCAACTGATTGCCGATGACTTTCTTGAGTTCGGGGCCAGTGGCAATGCCTGGAGCAAAACGGACGTCGTCCAGCGCCTGCCTGACGAGCCGTTTACCGAGCGCACCATCAGCGACTTTTCGGCCCGGCTCTTGTCCGAGTCCGTCGCACTGGTGACCTACCGTTCCCGGCGTGCGGCAGCCATCGGACAGTCGGAACAGGTGTCTTTGCGCAGCTCGGTCTGGCGCAAGCAAAAGGAGCAGTGGCAAATGGTCTTTCACCAAGGCACGCCGCAATCGTAA
- the selD gene encoding selenide, water dikinase SelD — protein sequence MSEPIRLTQYSHGAGCGCKISPQVLEVILAGSGAQNLDPKLWVGNASRDDAAVYAIDDERGVVSTTDFFMPIVDDPFDFGRIAATNAISDIYAMGGDPLMAIAILGWPVNVLAPEIAREVIRGGRSVCDEAGIPLAGGHSIDAPEPIFGLAVTGLVQKRHMKRNDTATVGCLLYLTKPLGIGILTTAEKKGKLRDSDVGLARDWMCTLNKPGSRFGKLDGVTAMTDVTGFGLLGHLVEMADGSGVTARIHYDRVPRLPGVEYYLDQGCVPGGTLRNFDSYADKLGRVQELHKRVLCDPQTSGGLLIAVTPQGNEAFLAMAAELGLDLAPIGELIERQSNAVEVI from the coding sequence ATGAGCGAGCCGATTCGCCTGACCCAGTACAGCCACGGCGCCGGTTGCGGCTGTAAGATTTCCCCGCAGGTGCTGGAAGTGATTCTGGCCGGTAGCGGCGCGCAGAACCTGGACCCGAAACTCTGGGTCGGCAACGCCTCGCGCGATGATGCGGCGGTGTATGCCATCGACGACGAACGCGGCGTGGTCTCGACCACCGATTTCTTCATGCCGATCGTCGACGATCCGTTTGATTTCGGCCGCATCGCGGCCACCAACGCCATCAGCGACATTTACGCCATGGGTGGCGATCCGCTGATGGCGATTGCAATCCTTGGCTGGCCGGTCAACGTGCTGGCGCCGGAGATTGCCCGGGAAGTGATTCGGGGCGGCCGCTCGGTGTGTGACGAGGCCGGTATCCCGCTGGCCGGTGGGCATTCGATTGACGCCCCCGAGCCGATCTTCGGCCTGGCGGTGACCGGCCTGGTGCAAAAGCGCCACATGAAACGCAATGACACCGCCACCGTCGGGTGCCTGTTGTACCTGACCAAACCCCTGGGCATCGGCATCCTCACGACGGCCGAGAAGAAAGGCAAACTGCGTGACAGCGACGTGGGCCTGGCCCGTGACTGGATGTGCACCCTGAACAAACCCGGCAGTCGTTTCGGCAAACTGGACGGGGTGACCGCCATGACCGACGTCACCGGGTTCGGGTTGTTGGGGCACCTGGTGGAAATGGCCGATGGCAGCGGGGTGACTGCGCGCATCCACTATGACCGCGTGCCACGCCTGCCAGGCGTTGAATATTACCTGGACCAGGGCTGCGTCCCCGGTGGCACCTTGCGTAACTTTGACAGCTACGCCGACAAGCTCGGTCGCGTGCAGGAACTGCACAAGCGGGTATTGTGCGATCCACAGACCAGCGGCGGCTTGCTGATTGCCGTCACGCCGCAAGGCAACGAAGCGTTCCTGGCGATGGCCGCCGAACTGGGGCTCGACCTGGCGCCGATCGGTGAACTGATCGAGCGACAGAGCAACGCGGTAGAGGTGATCTGA
- the mnmH gene encoding tRNA 2-selenouridine(34) synthase MnmH encodes MPVDITDYRDIFLTDRPMMDTRAPVEFSKGSFPGVVNLPLMNDNDREQIGTCFKQHGQQAAIALGQRLVSGEVKDQRVQAWMEFVQAHPDGYLYCFRGGLRSQIVQQWIKEEAGIDYPRIGGGYKAMRTFLLDTVDQAVDQCDFVLLGGMTGTGKTEVLAQLTNGLDLEGHANHRGSSFGKRATGQPTNIDFENRLAVDVLKKRAGGIVQFVLEDESRMVGSCALPLPLYQGMQGFPMVWLEDSVEGRVERILQDYVINLHAEFVELYGEQGFLLYAERLISSLNNIHRRLGGERHQRMLLQMEYALAEQARTGSVELFRDWIEGLLSEYYDPMYAFQREKKGVRIEFAGEQAAVLEYLRERSSQRG; translated from the coding sequence ATGCCTGTCGACATCACCGACTATCGCGACATTTTCCTCACCGACCGACCGATGATGGACACCCGTGCGCCGGTGGAATTCAGCAAGGGTTCGTTCCCCGGCGTGGTCAACCTGCCGCTGATGAATGACAACGATCGTGAACAGATAGGCACCTGTTTCAAGCAACACGGCCAGCAGGCGGCGATTGCCCTGGGGCAACGGTTGGTGTCCGGTGAAGTAAAGGACCAACGTGTCCAAGCCTGGATGGAGTTTGTTCAGGCTCATCCCGATGGCTACTTGTATTGCTTCCGCGGCGGTCTGCGCTCACAGATCGTGCAGCAATGGATCAAGGAAGAGGCAGGAATCGACTATCCACGTATCGGTGGTGGATACAAGGCGATGCGTACGTTTTTGCTGGACACCGTCGATCAAGCGGTTGATCAGTGCGACTTCGTCCTCTTGGGCGGCATGACCGGAACCGGCAAGACTGAAGTGCTCGCGCAGTTGACCAATGGCCTCGATCTAGAGGGGCACGCCAATCATCGTGGTTCCAGTTTCGGCAAACGCGCGACAGGGCAACCGACCAACATCGACTTCGAAAATCGTCTGGCGGTGGATGTGTTGAAAAAGCGCGCCGGTGGCATCGTGCAATTCGTGCTGGAAGACGAAAGTCGCATGGTCGGTAGCTGTGCCTTGCCGTTGCCTCTGTACCAGGGCATGCAGGGTTTTCCGATGGTCTGGCTGGAAGACAGTGTCGAAGGACGGGTTGAGCGGATTTTGCAGGATTACGTGATCAACCTGCACGCCGAGTTTGTCGAGCTGTATGGCGAACAGGGCTTCTTGCTGTATGCGGAGCGTTTGATCTCCAGCCTGAACAATATTCACCGGCGTCTAGGTGGCGAGCGTCACCAGCGGATGCTCTTGCAGATGGAATACGCGCTGGCGGAGCAGGCACGAACTGGTTCGGTTGAGCTTTTTCGGGACTGGATCGAAGGGTTGCTGAGCGAGTACTACGACCCGATGTACGCCTTCCAGCGTGAGAAGAAAGGCGTCCGCATCGAATTCGCCGGGGAGCAGGCTGCCGTGCTCGAGTACTTGCGTGAGCGCAGCAGCCAGCGGGGCTGA
- a CDS encoding permease, with protein MPNSFAAPQRGWSFWWKPALFLLVACVGLYYVKWSPYYLKVFVAAENHSIGASILNDEQSAPLAAALAYAKVYFLAIWKAAVLAVILGSLLQVLIPRDWLLRLFGRAGFASTLRGGLFALPGMMCSCCAAPVAAGMRRQNVSVGAALAFWIGNPVLNPATLVFMGFVLGWGFTALRLVAGIVLVLGVSWVAQRVARPEQLPEAALNAVTAASNVDSEPFLTRWARTLWQLFWNTIPIYVLAVLVLGAARVWLFPHVDGAMANSLLWLVPLAIVGTLFVIPTAAEIPIVQTMMALGMGTAPAVALLMTLPSISLPSLLMLRKDFDTRVLVTVALLTMLIGVISGLIAAALL; from the coding sequence ATGCCCAACTCATTCGCCGCCCCTCAACGGGGCTGGTCGTTCTGGTGGAAACCCGCCCTCTTCCTGCTGGTCGCCTGCGTGGGCCTGTACTACGTCAAGTGGTCGCCCTACTACCTCAAGGTGTTTGTCGCCGCCGAAAATCACAGCATTGGCGCCTCGATTCTCAACGATGAACAAAGCGCTCCGCTGGCCGCCGCCCTGGCGTACGCCAAGGTGTACTTCCTGGCCATCTGGAAAGCCGCCGTGCTGGCGGTCATCCTCGGCTCGCTGCTGCAAGTGCTGATCCCTCGCGACTGGCTGTTGCGGCTGTTCGGTCGCGCCGGTTTCGCCTCGACCCTGCGCGGCGGGCTGTTCGCCCTGCCGGGGATGATGTGTTCCTGCTGCGCAGCGCCGGTTGCGGCAGGCATGCGTCGGCAGAACGTCTCGGTGGGCGCAGCGCTGGCCTTCTGGATCGGCAACCCGGTGCTCAACCCCGCGACACTGGTGTTCATGGGCTTCGTGCTCGGCTGGGGGTTCACCGCATTGCGTCTGGTCGCCGGGATTGTGCTGGTGCTGGGGGTGTCGTGGGTGGCCCAACGCGTCGCGCGCCCCGAGCAACTGCCGGAAGCCGCGCTGAACGCCGTGACCGCCGCCAGCAACGTCGACAGCGAGCCGTTCCTCACTCGCTGGGCGCGCACCTTGTGGCAGTTGTTCTGGAACACCATCCCGATTTACGTGCTGGCCGTTCTGGTGCTGGGGGCGGCTCGGGTCTGGCTGTTTCCGCACGTTGACGGTGCCATGGCCAACAGCCTGCTGTGGCTGGTGCCGCTGGCCATCGTCGGCACGTTGTTCGTGATTCCTACCGCTGCTGAAATCCCGATCGTGCAGACCATGATGGCGCTGGGCATGGGTACCGCACCGGCCGTGGCCTTGCTGATGACCCTGCCGAGCATCAGCCTGCCGTCGCTGCTGATGCTGCGCAAGGATTTCGACACCCGGGTGCTGGTGACCGTTGCCCTGCTGACCATGCTGATCGGCGTGATCAGCGGGCTGATCGCCGCCGCCCTGCTTTAA
- a CDS encoding histidine phosphatase family protein produces the protein MTNLLNLAKRLKHRSYMFVPSMLMVGGLLLSLESSESRAQPADGTQTLVFLRHAEKPAGGLGQLNCQGLNRAIDLATLLPDKFGKANYVFAANPTRNVEEGEFDNSYSYIRPLMTISPSAIKLGLPVNIEFSANDTSALADELMHDKYHNATIYTAWSHGYLPELINKVAEEALGEKRTITDDWKSSDFDTLFVLTLTWHNGKATLLSHSYKQGLDNGQQTCPT, from the coding sequence ATGACCAACCTGCTGAACCTCGCCAAACGCTTGAAGCACCGCAGCTACATGTTCGTGCCGTCGATGCTGATGGTGGGTGGCCTGCTCCTGTCGCTGGAATCGAGCGAAAGCCGCGCCCAGCCGGCTGACGGCACGCAAACCCTGGTGTTCCTGCGCCACGCGGAAAAACCTGCCGGTGGCCTGGGTCAATTGAACTGCCAGGGCCTGAACCGTGCCATCGACCTGGCGACACTGTTGCCGGACAAGTTCGGCAAGGCCAATTATGTCTTCGCCGCCAACCCGACACGCAATGTTGAAGAGGGCGAGTTCGACAACTCCTACAGCTACATTCGCCCCCTGATGACCATCAGCCCCAGTGCCATCAAGCTCGGCCTGCCGGTGAACATCGAATTCTCGGCCAACGACACCAGCGCCCTGGCCGACGAGTTGATGCACGACAAGTACCACAACGCCACCATCTATACGGCCTGGTCCCACGGTTACCTGCCGGAACTGATCAACAAAGTGGCCGAAGAAGCCCTCGGCGAAAAACGCACGATCACCGACGACTGGAAATCCAGCGATTTCGACACCTTGTTTGTGCTGACACTGACCTGGCACAACGGCAAGGCCACCCTGCTCAGCCACAGCTACAAGCAAGGGCTGGATAACGGCCAGCAGACATGTCCGACATAA
- a CDS encoding glutathione S-transferase N-terminal domain-containing protein: MTDLRDFPITRKWPAQFPEWLQLYSLPTPNGVKVSIMLEETGLPYEAHRVGFETQDQFSPEFLSLNPNNKIPAIIDPHGPGDEPLALFESGAILIYLADKTGQLLAQESAARYETIQWLMFQMGGIGPMFGQLGFFNKFAGKDYEDKRPRDRYVEESKRLLGVLDTRLQGRNWIMGERYTIADIAIFPWVRNLIGFYEAGDLVGINDFPNVLRVLERFVARPAVIRGLEIPR, from the coding sequence ATGACCGATCTTCGCGACTTCCCGATTACCCGAAAATGGCCCGCGCAGTTCCCTGAATGGCTGCAGCTCTACTCCTTGCCGACCCCCAATGGCGTCAAGGTCTCGATCATGCTCGAAGAAACCGGCCTGCCCTACGAGGCGCACCGGGTTGGCTTCGAGACTCAGGATCAGTTCTCGCCCGAGTTTCTCTCGCTCAACCCCAACAACAAGATTCCGGCAATCATTGACCCTCATGGCCCGGGCGATGAGCCGCTGGCGCTGTTTGAATCCGGGGCGATCCTGATTTACCTGGCAGACAAGACCGGCCAGTTGCTGGCCCAGGAATCGGCGGCGCGCTACGAGACGATTCAGTGGCTGATGTTCCAGATGGGCGGTATTGGCCCGATGTTTGGTCAGTTGGGTTTCTTCAATAAATTTGCCGGCAAGGACTACGAAGACAAACGCCCCCGCGATCGTTATGTCGAGGAGAGCAAACGACTGTTGGGCGTGCTGGACACTCGCTTGCAAGGACGCAACTGGATCATGGGCGAGCGCTACACCATCGCCGATATCGCGATCTTCCCTTGGGTGCGCAACCTGATCGGTTTTTACGAAGCCGGGGACCTGGTGGGCATCAACGATTTCCCCAACGTGCTGCGTGTGCTGGAGCGCTTCGTGGCGCGGCCGGCGGTGATTCGGGGGCTGGAAATTCCCAGGTAG
- a CDS encoding PhzF family phenazine biosynthesis protein, translating into MSRFEFKQVDVFSRVPLKGNPLAVVLGADELSAERMAAFAAWTNLSETTFVLAPRDPEADYRVRIFTTLEELPFAGHPTLGSCHAWLEAGGIPRGEEIIQECGVGLVRIRRRGGELAFLAPPLLKSGPVDASLVERVRLGLGLEEGVILRAQWVDNGAGWLAVMLADRAQVLALQPDHSQMMGLAVGVIAPWDAERDGDAAQFEVRAFISGDGMPEDPATGSLNAGVAQWLLSEGLAPASYVVSQGLTMGRAGRIQVEKVGDEIWIGGSTVTCIEGTLNL; encoded by the coding sequence TTGAGTCGATTCGAATTTAAACAAGTGGACGTGTTCAGTCGCGTTCCGCTCAAGGGCAATCCGTTGGCCGTGGTGCTCGGCGCAGATGAGTTGAGCGCTGAACGCATGGCCGCGTTCGCGGCCTGGACCAACTTGAGTGAAACCACGTTCGTGCTGGCGCCGCGAGATCCGGAAGCCGATTACCGGGTTCGAATCTTCACCACCCTGGAGGAACTGCCGTTCGCCGGTCATCCGACCCTGGGCAGTTGTCATGCCTGGCTGGAGGCCGGTGGTATTCCCCGGGGTGAGGAGATCATTCAGGAGTGCGGTGTGGGCCTGGTGCGCATCCGTCGCCGGGGTGGCGAGCTGGCGTTCCTCGCGCCACCCTTGCTCAAGTCCGGTCCGGTGGACGCGTCGCTGGTGGAACGTGTGCGGCTGGGGTTGGGGCTTGAAGAAGGGGTCATCCTACGGGCGCAATGGGTCGATAACGGCGCTGGCTGGCTGGCGGTCATGCTCGCGGACCGGGCGCAGGTGCTGGCGTTGCAGCCCGATCACTCGCAAATGATGGGGCTGGCGGTTGGCGTGATCGCACCGTGGGATGCCGAGCGCGACGGCGATGCCGCGCAGTTCGAAGTGCGGGCGTTCATTTCTGGCGACGGCATGCCCGAAGACCCGGCCACCGGCAGCCTGAACGCCGGGGTTGCGCAATGGCTGTTGAGTGAAGGGCTGGCGCCTGCCTCTTATGTGGTGAGCCAGGGCCTGACCATGGGCCGCGCCGGACGCATCCAGGTCGAAAAAGTGGGCGATGAAATCTGGATCGGTGGCTCGACGGTGACCTGCATCGAAGGCACCTTGAATCTGTGA